TGCGGTTCATGCAGGACAGAACTGACAATCAGCACCTACTTAAACAGCGAATCACGATGTCCGAATTGCCGTGCTTCCTTTAATCCGGGGTGCGCGAACCACTATCATCTTTATTTTAAAATGGATGAAAAGCAAACAAAATAAAGTACACCTTAACCCATTAGGCTATATGGAATAATAAAAAGATGCCTCTCGTAAAAGAGGCACCTTGCCAGTAAAAAATTACGCCCTTTTCCCAGCCTGATCTGACTTTTTCTCCTGTCTTAGGGCTTTAAATAACGAAAGAACCATCATAATCATAATAATTGAGAATGGAAGTGCGGCAATGATCAAGGCATTTTCCAGTGCCTGCAACCCTCCTGTATATAACAGGATTAATGCAGTCGCGGAGAGCATAATCCCCCAGACAAGCTTGATCATCTTGGGCGGATTCAGATGTCCGCCAGTTGTCTGCATACCCAAAATAAATGTTCCGGAATCAGCCGATGTAATAAAAAAGGTACCGATAAGCGTAATGGCTGCATAAGACATAATCAGTCCTAACGGGAAGTTGGCAAATACACCGAATAAAGCTTCTTCCGTCGCGAGCTCAGAAATCATCGCGACTCCACTGGTTTCAAGAGAAATAGCTGTACCGCCGAAAACGGAGAACCACAGAAAACCGACAAGGCAGGGAACAAACAGAACCCCCAGTACAAACTCCCTTAATGTACGCCCCTTTGATACCCGGGCAATAAAAGAGCCCACGAACGGTGCCCAGGCAATCCACCATGCCCAGAAGAAAATGGTCCATCCATTAATCCACTCACGTCCTTCTTCGTTAAGCGGACTGATCCTGAAACTCATACTCGGAAGTGTCTGAAGATAGGTCCCGATTGTATTCGTAAACAGGTTCAAAGAATAAATCGTAGGACCGACGATGAGCATAAACAGAAAGAGAAGAATGGCCAGGATCATATTCACATTACTCAAATACTTAATTCCTTTATTTAATCCGGTGTAAGCAGAGATCATAAACAGAACCGTAACTATGGCAATAATGGCAAACTGAACACCGAAACTGTTGCCTACACCTAGTAAATAATTAAGTCCGCCGTTTATTTGGACAGCGCCAAAGCCGAGCGTACTGGCAACTCCAATGACCGTTGCGGTAACGGCGATGATGTCGACCACATTACCTGCAGTTCCCCGGGCATATTTCCCCAGTAAAGGTTCCAGCGTGCTGCTGATGAGACCCGGTGCTCCTCTCCGGAATTTGAAATAAGCGAGAACGAGGGCAACGACAGCGTAAATTCCCCAGGCATGTACACCCCAGTGAAAGTAAGTAAAACGCATAGCATCAAGAATGGCCTGGTCGGTTCCGGGCTCTGTTGTAGGAGAGTCAATCATCGAGTGTGAAATCGGCTCTGCAGCACCCCAGAAAACAAGGCCGATCCCCATTCCTGCACTGAACAGCATGGCAAACCACGTGGCATAATTATAGTCCGGTGTATCATCCGGCTTCCCCAGTTTAATTTTCCCGTACGGGGTTACTGCAAAAAATAAACATACAAGCACAAACACAGATACAATAACCAGATAATACCATCCTAATGTGTCTGTAATAATTCCTTGAAGGTTTGCTGTCGCATCCTCCAGCCCCCCTGGAGTTGCTACACCAAAAGCTACAATGAAAAGTAGAATAATAAGTGCGCCCCAAAATACAGCCGTTACTTTTTTCATTTGATTTTCTCCTCCTTGATAAGATTGTTTTACTATATTCCCTATTTCTCGACAAAATCATGTTCTTTTTTAAAAATACTGTGATATTCACCGTATATACACTAAAAAAGGCCTAATTTCCTGATAAAGGAAGAGGAAACTTACAATAATTGTCGATTATCTTAACGGATCAGAAAAGCTTGTCCGTTTTATGACTGCAAAGTGATGTAAGGACTTGTATATTTATCAGATTTTTTTGTCAACTAACCGAGCTCTCTGCATAGGATAGAGTAAGCTATTCAAAATGGATAGCCGGCAGACCTGACGATGACAGTTAGCCTGATTTCGTCACTTATAATGTATGTACGCTTGAAAAAAAATGTGCCTGTCCGAAAAACATTTTGTAAATGACCAAACGTTACGTGAAGTGACGATATTCATTTAAACGTAAAAACGTGTGTTAATTATTGAAGGAGGGAGTAAGACAATGAAAAATAACGTTGGAAAAAATTATGTTGTCTCTCAGGATAATTGGTCCCTCCACCGTAAAGGCTACCAGGATCAGCAACGCCACCAGGAAAAAGTGCAGGAAGCCATTAATAAAAATCTGCCTGACCTGGTGAGTGAAGAGAACATTGTTATGTCAAATGGCCGGGATGTCATTAAAATACCTATTCGCTCTCTGGATGAATATAAGATCCGCTATAACTATGATAAAAACAAACATGTGGGCCAAGGTGACGGAGACAGTGAAGTTGGTGATGTTGTAGCTAGGGACGGTGCTCCACAGCCCGGTGCAGGACAGGGAGAGGGAGCCGGTGATCAGCCGGGAGAAGATTATTACGAAGCCGAAGTGGCCATTTCAGAACTTGAAGAGATGCTTTTTAAAGAGCTGGAGCTGCCGAACCTGCAGCAAAAGGAAGAGGACAACATTGTTGTAGAAGACATTGATTTTAATGATATTCGTAAAAAAGGACTCATGGGCAATATTGATAAGCGCAGAACGATCATACAGGCGATCAAGCGGAATGCCATGGCAGGGAAAAAGGGAATTATGCCCATTTATAACGATGATCTCCGCTTTAAGACGTGGAACGAAAAAGTAAAACCGGAATCCAAAGCCGTTGTTCTTGCCATGATGGATACGAGTGGCAGTATGGGGCGCTGGGAAAAGTACATGGCGAGGAGCTTTTTCTTCTGGATGACCAGGTTCCTCAGAACAAAATATGAAACAGTGGATATTGAGTTTATTGCCCACCACACCGAAGCAAAGGTTGTAACTGAAGATGATTTCTTTATGAAAGGGGAAAGCGGCGGGACGATCTGTTCCTCTGCCTACCGTAAAGCCCTTGAGCTGGTAGATGCCAAGTATTCGCCGGAGCGCTACAATATTTATCCTTTCCACTTTTCCGACGGAGACAATCTCACTTCAGATAACCAGCGGTGTCTGAAGCTCGTTAAAGAACTGATGGAGTTCTCAAGCATGTTTGGATACGGGGAAGTGAATCAGTATAACCGCCCGTCAACATTAATGAGTGCGTATAAAAACATTCAGGATGAAAGGTTCAGACATTTCATCCTGCGGGAAAAAGGCGATGTGTACCAGTCACTCAAATGGTTCTTTAGAAAAGACGAAGAAGCGATGACTCGTTAACAGGCTGCGTCCCCGGACTTACAGACAAGTCCGGGGACGTTTTTTTAGAACGGATCCGGGTAAAAGATATAAATAACACATACGAAAAAGGAGAGAAGAACATGCCTTGGACGAAAAACGATTACCCTGATTCGATGAAAAACCTTGACGACCCCATCCGCGAAAAAGCAATTGAAATTGCCAACTCTCTGCTGGAAGATGGTTATGAAGAGGGACGAGCTATTCCTATTGCCATCGATGAAGCAAAAAAGGTGGGGCAGAAAAGCGATGTAACGTATCACGTTTCTCCTGTTGACGGAAACGATGGATGGGAAGTGAAAAAAGAAGGAGCAGACCGGGCTGTTAACCGTTATGATCGAAAGCAGGACGCCCTCCACCGGGCAGACGAGCTTATCGACTCCCAAAATGCCCGAATCATTATTCACCGCCAGGATGGAAGTGTTCAGGAAACGAAAAAAGCCAATGAGTAACTGTGATAAAGACAGCCGGACACTGCCGGTTGTCTTTTTTGTGCGACAATCGTTAAACTGAAGGGAGTGTGTACAACCGTTCAATGATCAGAAAGTGAAAAAGTAAGCAGAGGGAGGAATGTTATTGTGAAAAAGTGTGCAGTGTTTTGCGGATCAAGAGCAGGGAATCACCCAGAGTACATAAGAGCAGCAAAAAAGCTGGGTGAGGAAATGGCTAAAAGGGACATTGAGCTTGTCTATGGCGGAGCAAGTGTCGGTATTATGGCCACCGTGGCTGATGCAGTGCTGGAAAACGGTGGGCGGGCAACAGGTGTTCTTCCCCACTTTTTAGGGGACAGGGAAATCGCTCATAAAAAGCTGACAGAACTTCATATGGTGGAAACGATGAGTGAACGAAAGCAGTTGATTGCAAAATTATCTGACGGGTTTATTTCCCTGCCTGGAGGAATCGGGACAATGGAAGAGTATTTTGAAATGCTTACTCTTGGATACCTCGGCCAGCATACGGGAAAAAGTGGTCTGTTAAATGTAAACGGCTATTACAAACCTCTTATTTCTTTTTTTGATCATATGAAAGAACAGGGATTTGTGGATGAGAAAACGAGAGAAGGGATGATCGTAGAAGAGGATCCGAGCGCTCTTTTGGATATTATTTTTCCAGAATAGGGGTTGCAGCTGTTCTTCACATTACTATAGTAAAGGGAAAACAAAAAAACTGCCTGGCTTCTGAGAAGCCTTGGGCAGTTAATGTGTCTGTGCATTTTTCTTGGAAAATTCCATCACCACATTCACAAGCTGATAGATACTGAATAATACAACGCATGTTACGAGTGATCCGGCCATGTATCCCGCTGAGAAGTGGGCATTACGGAACCATTCTTCGTTCCCGCCAACAAACACGCCTGTACCAATGGAAAGAAGGAAAATGACGACTACAATGATTTGTTCAATTTTTTCTTCTTTGGTTACATTCTTGAATTTAAACAAGCCTCTTCCCACCCTTCTGTGTAAACGCTCTTAGTGAAATTATACGATTTCAGATAGAAAATGGCAATGGGAGAAACTGTCGCCCGCACTCAGCGAAAAGAAAAAGCTGTCCCAAAAGGTAAAGCCCTTTGGGACAGCCTGTCCAGATTAATGAATCTCTTTCAATGCTGCTCCTATGCTTGTATCACCTGAAAG
This DNA window, taken from Alteribacter keqinensis, encodes the following:
- a CDS encoding glycine betaine uptake BCCT transporter — encoded protein: MKKVTAVFWGALIILLFIVAFGVATPGGLEDATANLQGIITDTLGWYYLVIVSVFVLVCLFFAVTPYGKIKLGKPDDTPDYNYATWFAMLFSAGMGIGLVFWGAAEPISHSMIDSPTTEPGTDQAILDAMRFTYFHWGVHAWGIYAVVALVLAYFKFRRGAPGLISSTLEPLLGKYARGTAGNVVDIIAVTATVIGVASTLGFGAVQINGGLNYLLGVGNSFGVQFAIIAIVTVLFMISAYTGLNKGIKYLSNVNMILAILLFLFMLIVGPTIYSLNLFTNTIGTYLQTLPSMSFRISPLNEEGREWINGWTIFFWAWWIAWAPFVGSFIARVSKGRTLREFVLGVLFVPCLVGFLWFSVFGGTAISLETSGVAMISELATEEALFGVFANFPLGLIMSYAAITLIGTFFITSADSGTFILGMQTTGGHLNPPKMIKLVWGIMLSATALILLYTGGLQALENALIIAALPFSIIMIMMVLSLFKALRQEKKSDQAGKRA
- the yhbH gene encoding sporulation protein YhbH, yielding MKNNVGKNYVVSQDNWSLHRKGYQDQQRHQEKVQEAINKNLPDLVSEENIVMSNGRDVIKIPIRSLDEYKIRYNYDKNKHVGQGDGDSEVGDVVARDGAPQPGAGQGEGAGDQPGEDYYEAEVAISELEEMLFKELELPNLQQKEEDNIVVEDIDFNDIRKKGLMGNIDKRRTIIQAIKRNAMAGKKGIMPIYNDDLRFKTWNEKVKPESKAVVLAMMDTSGSMGRWEKYMARSFFFWMTRFLRTKYETVDIEFIAHHTEAKVVTEDDFFMKGESGGTICSSAYRKALELVDAKYSPERYNIYPFHFSDGDNLTSDNQRCLKLVKELMEFSSMFGYGEVNQYNRPSTLMSAYKNIQDERFRHFILREKGDVYQSLKWFFRKDEEAMTR
- a CDS encoding DUF2188 domain-containing protein; the encoded protein is MPWTKNDYPDSMKNLDDPIREKAIEIANSLLEDGYEEGRAIPIAIDEAKKVGQKSDVTYHVSPVDGNDGWEVKKEGADRAVNRYDRKQDALHRADELIDSQNARIIIHRQDGSVQETKKANE
- a CDS encoding TIGR00730 family Rossman fold protein, which gives rise to MKKCAVFCGSRAGNHPEYIRAAKKLGEEMAKRDIELVYGGASVGIMATVADAVLENGGRATGVLPHFLGDREIAHKKLTELHMVETMSERKQLIAKLSDGFISLPGGIGTMEEYFEMLTLGYLGQHTGKSGLLNVNGYYKPLISFFDHMKEQGFVDEKTREGMIVEEDPSALLDIIFPE